From Hymenobacter sedentarius, a single genomic window includes:
- a CDS encoding nucleotidyltransferase family protein: MPEQPSASSSATAPGLPGTVALLLLAAGASTRMGQSKQLLPYRGSTLLRHAAETAAATGCAPVVLVTGAVHEALVAEVADLPVQVVRNLAWEKGMASSIRAGLAAAAPAQPTAFLVILSDQPLVTPALLRQLIAQQHHTQAPVVAAAYGDTLGVPAVFDRTMLPALQQLKGAQGAGLLIKSLGPAVGRVPFPGGLMDVDTPEQYAALVANAAADSGSS; the protein is encoded by the coding sequence ATGCCCGAGCAGCCTTCTGCTTCCTCCAGCGCCACCGCTCCGGGCTTGCCCGGGACGGTGGCGTTGTTGCTGCTAGCCGCCGGTGCTTCCACCCGCATGGGCCAGTCCAAGCAGCTGCTGCCCTACCGCGGCAGCACCCTGCTGCGCCACGCCGCCGAAACCGCCGCGGCTACTGGCTGCGCGCCGGTGGTTCTCGTCACGGGTGCTGTGCACGAGGCGTTGGTAGCCGAAGTTGCCGATTTGCCGGTGCAAGTTGTTCGCAATTTGGCGTGGGAAAAGGGAATGGCGTCGTCCATTCGGGCGGGCTTAGCCGCAGCGGCGCCAGCTCAACCTACGGCCTTCCTCGTCATACTCAGCGACCAGCCGCTGGTGACGCCTGCCCTGCTGCGGCAGCTGATAGCGCAGCAGCACCACACGCAGGCCCCGGTAGTGGCCGCTGCCTACGGCGATACCCTGGGCGTGCCAGCCGTATTCGACCGCACGATGCTGCCTGCGCTTCAGCAGCTGAAAGGAGCACAGGGCGCCGGCCTGCTTATCAAAAGCCTAGGCCCAGCCGTTGGCCGGGTGCCGTTTCCCGGTGGGTTGATGGATGTGGACACGCCCGAGCAATATGCTGCGCTGGTCGCAAATGCGGCGGCTGATTCTGGCTCAAGTTGA
- a CDS encoding RNA polymerase sigma factor has product MDLLQPSDSALISLYLAGQESAFSILLERHRSRAFTTILLIVRDEDVAEDLLQDTFIKAIHTLKSGRYNEEGKFAPWICRIAHNLAIDSFRRGKRVPHVSLTDNERLASTLTIADDGPDDIMSREETHARLRLLIQELPAAQKEVLLMRHYGDMSFQEIADATGVSINTALGRMRYALINLRKKMTANSYSYDPNLTPFDTAPLRVQRVAS; this is encoded by the coding sequence ATGGACCTCTTGCAGCCTAGCGACTCCGCGCTCATCTCGCTCTACCTGGCCGGCCAGGAATCCGCCTTTTCCATTCTCTTGGAACGGCACCGAAGCCGTGCTTTCACCACTATCCTGCTCATCGTGCGCGACGAGGATGTGGCGGAAGACCTTTTGCAGGACACCTTCATCAAGGCCATCCACACTTTAAAAAGTGGACGCTACAACGAAGAGGGCAAGTTTGCCCCCTGGATTTGCCGCATTGCTCACAACCTAGCCATCGATTCGTTCCGGCGGGGCAAGCGTGTTCCGCACGTCAGCCTCACCGACAATGAGCGACTGGCCAGCACGCTTACCATTGCCGACGACGGCCCCGACGACATTATGTCGCGGGAAGAAACCCACGCCCGCCTTCGGCTGTTGATTCAGGAACTGCCTGCTGCCCAGAAAGAAGTGCTGCTGATGCGCCATTACGGCGACATGAGCTTTCAGGAGATAGCCGACGCAACCGGCGTCAGCATCAACACGGCCTTGGGCCGGATGCGCTACGCGCTAATTAACCTGCGGAAGAAAATGACCGCAAATTCCTATAGTTATGATCCAAACCTTACCCCATTCGACACTGCTCCGCTACGTGTACAACGAGTTGCCAGCTAA
- a CDS encoding ComEA family DNA-binding protein, with translation MAATPPPPRPRWSWDNSGPMRWVRRHMGYSRSEARGMAGLLALMLAAIVAPILLRPEAPVYLPAADQQALDQLAAQLKEHRTADPRYATRYPKRNYENNAGGGSRYPRVAQVRLAPFDPNALTAQDWEARGVPHFVAGRIVKYREAAGGFKAKAQLKKMYGLEDSVYQRLAPFMQLPDETPRPAYANNRLGPDGKFPPFAATGEAAGRFPRKPRNLQPFDLNTADTTQLMQIRGIGAGRAKWVVRYRNQLGGYLREEQLDEVFVLKDAPDLRDSLKKYTFVAAGFAPRVVNVNTASFDEMYLHPYIGKPRARLIVAYRNQHGPFKRVEDLKQIPILKAEDWEKMRPYVRCD, from the coding sequence ATGGCTGCTACGCCACCCCCACCACGGCCCCGCTGGTCGTGGGATAACTCTGGCCCCATGCGCTGGGTGCGGCGCCACATGGGATACTCGCGGAGCGAAGCCCGCGGCATGGCCGGGCTGCTGGCCCTGATGCTGGCGGCCATAGTAGCCCCTATCCTGCTGCGGCCCGAGGCGCCCGTGTACCTGCCCGCCGCCGACCAGCAGGCGTTAGACCAACTAGCCGCCCAGCTCAAGGAGCACCGCACCGCTGACCCACGCTACGCCACCCGCTACCCGAAACGGAACTATGAAAACAATGCGGGCGGCGGCTCGCGCTACCCGCGCGTGGCCCAGGTGCGGCTCGCGCCCTTCGACCCCAACGCCCTGACGGCCCAGGATTGGGAAGCACGCGGCGTGCCGCATTTCGTGGCCGGCCGCATCGTGAAATACCGCGAGGCCGCGGGCGGCTTCAAAGCCAAAGCCCAGCTCAAGAAAATGTATGGCCTGGAAGACTCGGTATACCAGCGCCTAGCGCCCTTCATGCAGCTGCCCGACGAAACACCCCGCCCTGCCTACGCCAATAATCGGCTAGGCCCCGACGGCAAGTTTCCGCCCTTTGCCGCCACTGGCGAGGCCGCCGGCCGATTCCCGCGCAAGCCGCGCAACCTGCAGCCCTTCGACCTCAATACCGCCGACACCACGCAGCTTATGCAGATTCGGGGCATTGGGGCGGGGCGCGCCAAGTGGGTGGTGCGGTACCGCAACCAGCTCGGCGGCTACCTGCGCGAAGAGCAGCTGGACGAGGTTTTTGTGCTGAAGGACGCACCCGATTTGCGCGACAGCCTCAAGAAATACACCTTCGTAGCTGCTGGGTTTGCGCCCCGGGTGGTGAATGTGAACACGGCATCGTTCGACGAAATGTACCTGCACCCCTACATCGGCAAGCCGCGCGCCCGCCTCATCGTGGCCTACCGCAACCAGCACGGGCCCTTCAAGCGGGTGGAAGATTTGAAGCAGATTCCGATTCTGAAAGCGGAAGACTGGGAGAAGATGCGGCCCTACGTGCGGTGCGACTAG
- a CDS encoding BLUF domain-containing protein: MHHIIYMSRAAHPMSDNDLEFILRQARLNNEQRNITGALAYGDGQFMQIMEGEKADLDAVYEVVSRDPRHKGLTKLADKEISQRSFSDWSMAFQTLSPEQFYELAGYTAPNELNEQAHNLSAADNLLFQMMNTFGLTQRA; encoded by the coding sequence ATGCACCACATTATCTACATGAGTCGCGCCGCGCATCCAATGAGCGACAACGATTTAGAATTTATTCTTCGCCAAGCACGCCTCAACAATGAGCAGCGGAACATTACCGGGGCACTGGCCTACGGCGACGGGCAGTTTATGCAAATTATGGAGGGTGAGAAGGCCGATTTAGATGCGGTTTATGAGGTTGTTTCCCGAGACCCCCGTCATAAGGGCCTCACCAAACTAGCCGACAAGGAAATCAGCCAACGCAGCTTTTCAGATTGGTCGATGGCCTTCCAAACGCTTTCGCCCGAGCAGTTTTATGAACTGGCAGGCTACACTGCCCCTAATGAGCTCAACGAGCAGGCTCACAACCTGAGCGCGGCCGATAACTTACTTTTTCAAATGATGAACACCTTTGGCCTTACGCAGCGGGCCTGA
- a CDS encoding FAD binding domain-containing protein, with protein sequence MENFTYLQASQAKEATAAVHDHKGAAFIAGGTTLLDLMKLNVENHNQLVDINMLAFKGVEQTADGLRIGALERMSDVGENPLVVQQYPVISQSLLQAASPQLRNMASIGGNLLQRTRCGYFRDTAFPCNKRQPGSGCPAQDGENRNLAILGGSKACIATYPGDLAVALVALDAVVLLENAKGKQRHVPLLDFHLVPGNTPQRETVIELGELIVSVTVPAAAHARKSMYLKVRDRASYAFALVSAAVGLDVQGGQIRSARVALGGVGTKPWRSLAAEKILTGAPATEATFRAAAAAAVREAQPREQNRFKIELAQNTLVRALTDVAAKA encoded by the coding sequence ATGGAAAATTTCACCTACCTCCAAGCCTCGCAGGCCAAGGAAGCCACGGCCGCGGTGCACGACCACAAGGGCGCGGCCTTCATTGCCGGCGGCACCACCCTGCTCGATTTGATGAAGCTGAACGTGGAAAACCACAACCAGCTGGTCGACATCAATATGCTGGCCTTCAAAGGCGTGGAGCAAACCGCCGACGGCCTGCGCATCGGTGCCCTGGAGCGCATGAGCGACGTGGGCGAAAACCCACTGGTGGTGCAGCAGTACCCCGTTATCTCGCAGTCGCTGCTGCAGGCGGCCTCGCCACAGCTGCGCAACATGGCCAGCATTGGGGGCAACCTGCTGCAGCGCACCCGCTGCGGCTACTTCCGCGACACGGCCTTTCCATGCAATAAGCGCCAGCCCGGCTCCGGCTGCCCGGCCCAGGACGGCGAAAACCGCAACCTGGCCATCCTGGGCGGCAGCAAAGCCTGCATTGCCACCTACCCCGGCGACCTCGCCGTGGCCCTGGTAGCGCTCGATGCCGTGGTGCTCCTCGAAAATGCCAAGGGCAAGCAGCGCCACGTGCCGCTGCTCGATTTCCACCTCGTGCCCGGCAATACGCCCCAGCGCGAGACCGTAATTGAGCTGGGTGAGCTGATTGTGTCCGTGACGGTGCCCGCCGCGGCGCACGCCCGCAAGTCGATGTACCTGAAGGTGCGCGACCGGGCGTCGTATGCCTTCGCGTTGGTTTCCGCGGCCGTTGGGCTGGATGTGCAGGGTGGCCAGATTCGCTCGGCCCGGGTGGCGCTGGGCGGCGTGGGCACCAAGCCCTGGCGCTCACTGGCCGCCGAGAAGATTCTCACGGGCGCGCCGGCTACGGAAGCCACTTTCCGGGCCGCGGCCGCGGCGGCCGTGCGTGAGGCCCAACCCCGCGAACAAAACCGCTTTAAGATTGAGCTGGCCCAGAATACCCTGGTTCGGGCGCTCACCGACGTTGCCGCCAAGGCCTAA
- a CDS encoding xanthine dehydrogenase family protein molybdopterin-binding subunit, with amino-acid sequence MNEPAFFETTAGPGVVGQPLNRVDGRDKVTGKAKYSAEYALPGLTYGVLKTSDIAKGRIKSIDITAAAKEPGVLAIYTHLNLPKLAKTPNDPDGKKAIGAPMGFLPLTSDVIHYAGQPVALVVADTFERATHAASLVRVAYAAEQPIATYTDPKAQLFNPDKVQDGKADGYTRRGDARAAMASAPVKLTAVYTHAINHHNPMEPGSTTAVWEAPDRLTVYESTQGVTRTQKSLATMLGLPQDQVRVVTKYLGGGFGCKGSCWPHTVLTAQAAKGVGRPVKLVLTRRQQFTSMGHREDQTQTLMLGASREGKLLSLIHEKTSTTSPWDNYAEANSKIINMLYDCPTFESHYQLARGNVMTSTFTRAPGEAPGSFAIECLMDDLAYQLNIDPIEIRLRNYAEKDPSTGRPWSSKSLRQCYARGAELFGWNKRNPKAGATRNGRLLVGMGMATASYPVHNSQGMARVRLYADGHAVVQAGATDLGTGTYTVITQVAADSLGLPPEKIRFELGDTKLPTAPNSGGSVAAGTVSSSVYMAAQDVWQRLTKVAIQDPKSPLFKAKPEDVSVEKGRLQLTKNTAKGEDFMALMKRAGMDDVEGSGQGKYGAGYETGRPGNPAGPNNNTESTGEHSMHSFGAHFCEVQVDPDLGTVRVTRWVSVHGAGRILNAKTARSQIIGGSIFGIGAALMEATLRDPHYARYTNSDLGDYHIPVNADIPEMTVEFIDEHDPFINAMGVKGIGEISMVGVSAAVANAVFHATGKRVRDLPITPDKILGTKSV; translated from the coding sequence ATGAACGAACCAGCTTTCTTCGAAACTACCGCCGGCCCCGGCGTGGTGGGGCAGCCCCTAAACCGCGTGGACGGCCGCGACAAGGTAACCGGCAAAGCCAAGTACTCAGCCGAATACGCCCTGCCCGGCCTCACCTACGGCGTACTGAAAACCAGCGATATCGCCAAAGGCCGCATCAAAAGCATCGACATCACGGCCGCGGCCAAAGAGCCGGGCGTGCTGGCCATCTACACGCACCTCAACCTGCCCAAGCTGGCCAAAACGCCCAACGACCCCGACGGCAAAAAAGCCATTGGCGCCCCCATGGGCTTCCTGCCCCTGACATCGGATGTGATTCACTACGCCGGCCAGCCCGTGGCCCTGGTGGTGGCCGACACCTTTGAGCGGGCCACCCACGCGGCCTCCCTAGTGCGCGTGGCCTACGCCGCCGAGCAGCCCATTGCCACCTACACCGACCCCAAGGCCCAGCTGTTTAACCCCGACAAGGTTCAGGACGGCAAGGCCGATGGCTACACCCGGCGCGGCGATGCCCGCGCGGCCATGGCCAGCGCCCCCGTGAAGCTGACGGCCGTGTACACGCACGCCATCAACCACCACAATCCCATGGAGCCCGGCTCCACCACGGCAGTGTGGGAAGCCCCCGACCGCCTCACGGTGTACGAATCGACCCAGGGCGTAACGCGCACCCAGAAGTCGCTGGCCACCATGCTGGGCCTGCCGCAAGACCAGGTGCGCGTGGTGACCAAGTACCTCGGCGGCGGCTTCGGCTGCAAGGGCTCCTGCTGGCCGCACACCGTGCTCACGGCGCAGGCGGCCAAGGGCGTGGGCCGGCCGGTGAAGCTGGTGCTCACCCGGCGCCAGCAGTTCACGAGTATGGGCCACCGCGAAGACCAGACCCAAACGCTGATGCTGGGAGCCAGCCGGGAAGGCAAGCTGCTGTCGCTCATCCACGAAAAGACCTCCACCACGTCGCCTTGGGATAATTACGCGGAGGCCAACAGCAAGATTATCAACATGCTCTACGACTGCCCCACGTTTGAGTCGCACTACCAGCTGGCGCGGGGCAACGTGATGACGTCGACCTTTACCCGCGCCCCGGGGGAGGCGCCCGGCTCGTTTGCCATCGAGTGTTTGATGGACGACCTGGCGTATCAGCTCAATATTGACCCCATCGAAATCCGGCTGCGCAACTACGCCGAGAAGGACCCCAGCACCGGCCGGCCCTGGAGCAGCAAAAGCCTGCGCCAGTGCTACGCCCGCGGGGCCGAGCTCTTTGGCTGGAACAAGCGCAACCCCAAAGCGGGCGCCACCCGCAACGGCCGCCTGCTGGTGGGCATGGGCATGGCCACCGCCAGCTACCCCGTGCACAACTCCCAGGGCATGGCCCGGGTGCGGCTGTACGCCGACGGCCACGCCGTGGTGCAGGCCGGCGCCACCGACCTGGGCACCGGCACCTACACCGTCATCACCCAGGTAGCGGCCGATTCGCTCGGCTTGCCGCCCGAAAAAATCCGCTTCGAGCTCGGCGACACCAAGCTGCCCACCGCGCCCAACTCGGGCGGCTCGGTAGCGGCGGGCACGGTCTCCTCGTCGGTGTACATGGCCGCGCAGGACGTGTGGCAGCGCCTCACCAAAGTCGCCATTCAGGACCCCAAGTCGCCGCTGTTCAAAGCCAAGCCCGAAGACGTAAGCGTGGAGAAGGGCCGCCTGCAGCTCACAAAAAACACCGCCAAAGGCGAAGACTTCATGGCCCTGATGAAACGGGCCGGCATGGACGATGTGGAGGGCAGCGGCCAGGGCAAATACGGCGCGGGCTACGAAACCGGGCGCCCCGGCAACCCCGCCGGCCCCAACAACAACACAGAATCGACGGGCGAGCACTCCATGCACTCGTTCGGCGCCCACTTCTGCGAGGTGCAGGTAGACCCTGACCTGGGCACCGTGCGCGTCACGCGCTGGGTGAGCGTGCACGGCGCCGGCCGCATCCTCAACGCCAAAACCGCCCGCAGCCAGATTATCGGCGGCTCCATTTTTGGCATTGGCGCGGCCCTGATGGAAGCCACCCTGCGCGACCCGCACTACGCCCGCTACACCAACTCCGACCTGGGTGACTACCACATTCCCGTGAATGCCGACATCCCGGAAATGACCGTGGAGTTCATCGACGAGCACGACCCCTTCATCAACGCCATGGGCGTGAAGGGCATCGGCGAAATTTCCATGGTGGGCGTGTCGGCTGCCGTGGCCAACGCCGTGTTCCACGCCACCGGCAAGCGCGTGCGCGACCTGCCCATTACGCCCGACAAAATCCTGGGCACCAAATCGGTATAA
- a CDS encoding (2Fe-2S)-binding protein, whose amino-acid sequence MTDHFTPDSAAQPDGPSPNDGRRSFIKQATGLLGLALAPPLVGQAERLTALSKKVAGVSEMKLKVNGTVRTIKAEPRTTLLDALRENLDLTGSKKGCDHGQCGACTVLVDGRRVNSCLTLAVMSQGKEITTVEGLAKGEELHPLQQAFIEHDGFQCGYCTPGQLMSGVACLKEGHAKTDGDVREWMSGNLCRCGAYPNIVAAIRQVEKSGFKS is encoded by the coding sequence ATGACTGACCACTTCACGCCCGATTCGGCCGCGCAGCCCGACGGCCCCTCCCCCAACGACGGCCGTCGCTCGTTCATCAAGCAAGCCACGGGCCTCCTGGGCTTGGCGCTGGCCCCACCGCTCGTGGGCCAGGCCGAACGGCTCACGGCGCTTTCCAAAAAAGTGGCCGGCGTATCGGAGATGAAGCTGAAGGTGAACGGCACCGTACGCACCATCAAGGCCGAGCCCCGCACCACGCTGCTGGACGCCCTGCGCGAAAACCTGGACCTTACGGGCTCCAAGAAAGGCTGCGACCACGGCCAGTGCGGTGCCTGCACCGTGCTGGTAGACGGCCGCCGCGTCAACAGCTGCCTCACCTTGGCCGTGATGAGCCAGGGCAAGGAAATCACCACCGTGGAAGGCCTGGCCAAAGGCGAAGAGCTGCACCCGCTGCAGCAGGCCTTTATTGAGCACGACGGCTTTCAGTGCGGCTACTGCACGCCGGGCCAGCTCATGTCGGGTGTGGCCTGCCTGAAAGAAGGCCACGCCAAAACCGACGGCGACGTGCGCGAGTGGATGAGCGGCAACCTCTGCCGCTGCGGTGCTTACCCCAACATCGTGGCGGCCATTCGGCAGGTCGAGAAAAGCGGCTTTAAGTCTTAA
- the nth gene encoding endonuclease III, which produces MSRADRFRYFLDYFTTHFPEPKTELVYGNPYELIVAVVLSAQCTDKRVNQIMPALLEQFPTAAHLGAASAEEIFVFIRSISYPNNKAKHLAGLGRMLTEEFGGEVPSQIEELQRLPGVGRKTANVVASVIYNQPAMAVDTHVFRVSHRIGLVPKVATTPLAVEKALVRYIPEDLINKAHHWLILHGRYICVARSPKCSICPLAPSCAYFEKHFGKELAYVPLPTE; this is translated from the coding sequence ATGTCACGTGCCGACCGGTTTCGCTACTTTCTCGACTACTTCACTACCCACTTTCCGGAACCCAAAACGGAACTGGTGTACGGCAACCCATACGAGCTGATAGTGGCCGTAGTGCTCAGCGCGCAGTGCACCGATAAGCGCGTAAACCAGATAATGCCGGCGCTGCTGGAGCAGTTTCCCACCGCCGCGCACCTGGGGGCGGCCTCGGCCGAAGAAATCTTCGTGTTCATCCGCAGCATTTCGTATCCCAACAACAAAGCCAAGCACCTGGCCGGCCTGGGCCGCATGCTCACCGAAGAGTTTGGGGGCGAAGTTCCGAGCCAGATTGAGGAATTGCAGCGGCTGCCTGGCGTGGGCCGCAAAACGGCCAACGTGGTGGCCTCGGTCATTTACAACCAGCCCGCCATGGCGGTTGATACGCACGTATTTCGGGTGTCGCACCGCATTGGCCTCGTGCCAAAAGTGGCCACCACCCCGCTTGCTGTGGAGAAGGCCCTGGTTCGGTACATCCCCGAAGACCTAATCAATAAAGCCCACCACTGGCTGATTTTGCACGGCCGCTACATCTGCGTGGCCCGCTCGCCCAAGTGCAGCATTTGCCCGCTGGCTCCCAGCTGCGCCTACTTTGAAAAGCACTTTGGCAAGGAGCTGGCCTACGTGCCGTTGCCTACCGAATAG
- a CDS encoding MFS transporter, whose protein sequence is MLPPAVAPVAHDPYAALRLPEFRRLVSARVLYIIASQIQGVVVGWQIYELTNNPLALGLIGLAEAIPSITVSLYAGHVADSVPRKRIIIPAMVVLFLCSLSLFLLTKPAGMALFANREVLALPLYVAMLYVVLFVSGIARGFMGPALFSFMPQLLPNRSVLSNAVTWNSTSWQASAVLGPAIGGLLFAQQGKGFAYGVDATLMFLSLLLFLSIAGRPLPEREGQQLSLSESVLSGVRFIFNNQIVLAALSLDLFAVLFGGAVALLPIFAKDILHTGPDGLGYLRAAPAVGSVLMAVWLTYSPLRRRAGRKLLWAVAGFGLATIGFALSKSFALSLFLLFLTGVFDSVSVIVRSTLIHTYTPEYMKGRVSAVNNIFIGSSNEIGGFESGAAAKLMGTVTSVVFGGLMTLVVVGITALKADKLRELETGTK, encoded by the coding sequence ATGCTGCCTCCCGCCGTTGCCCCCGTTGCCCACGACCCGTACGCTGCCCTTCGCCTGCCCGAATTCCGCCGCCTGGTGTCGGCCCGGGTGCTGTACATCATCGCCAGCCAGATTCAGGGCGTGGTGGTGGGCTGGCAGATTTATGAGCTCACCAACAACCCCCTGGCGCTCGGCCTGATTGGGTTGGCCGAGGCCATTCCCAGCATCACGGTGTCGCTCTATGCTGGGCACGTGGCCGATTCGGTGCCGCGCAAGCGGATTATCATTCCGGCGATGGTGGTGCTGTTTCTCTGCTCGTTGAGCTTGTTTTTGCTCACCAAGCCGGCCGGCATGGCGCTTTTTGCCAACCGTGAGGTGCTGGCGCTGCCGCTGTACGTGGCCATGCTGTACGTGGTGCTGTTTGTGAGCGGCATTGCCCGCGGGTTTATGGGGCCGGCGCTGTTCTCGTTTATGCCCCAGTTGCTGCCCAATCGCAGCGTGCTCTCTAATGCCGTGACGTGGAACTCCACCAGCTGGCAGGCCTCGGCGGTGCTGGGGCCGGCCATTGGCGGGCTGCTGTTTGCCCAGCAAGGCAAGGGTTTCGCTTACGGGGTCGACGCGACGCTGATGTTCCTTTCGCTGCTGCTTTTCTTGAGCATTGCGGGGCGGCCGCTGCCCGAGCGCGAGGGCCAGCAACTGAGTTTGAGCGAGAGCGTGCTGAGCGGCGTCCGGTTTATTTTCAACAACCAGATTGTGCTGGCGGCCCTCTCGCTGGATTTGTTTGCGGTGCTGTTTGGGGGCGCGGTGGCGCTGCTGCCCATTTTTGCGAAGGACATTTTGCACACCGGCCCCGATGGGTTGGGCTACCTGCGGGCCGCGCCGGCGGTGGGCTCTGTGCTCATGGCGGTGTGGCTCACGTACTCGCCGCTGCGGCGTCGAGCGGGGCGCAAGCTGCTGTGGGCCGTGGCGGGCTTTGGCCTCGCCACCATTGGGTTTGCGCTGTCCAAGAGCTTTGCGCTGTCACTGTTTCTGCTGTTTCTCACGGGCGTGTTCGACTCTGTGTCGGTGATTGTGCGCTCCACGCTCATTCACACATACACCCCAGAATACATGAAAGGGCGAGTCTCGGCCGTGAATAACATCTTCATCGGCTCCTCCAATGAGATTGGGGGCTTCGAAAGCGGCGCGGCAGCCAAGCTGATGGGCACCGTGACGTCGGTGGTATTTGGGGGCCTGATGACGCTGGTGGTCGTGGGCATCACCGCCCTGAAAGCCGACAAGCTGCGGGAGCTGGAAACCGGCACGAAGTAG
- a CDS encoding alpha/beta hydrolase family protein — translation MIQYLLTSVYLVTLLLLPRPDAAALPAAPAPLNGQWKGPLKLLGGQITVIITIVPLTNGTYYGALDAPQQRISRMPVAVELHGTDLKLRIEQAGSSFVGKVLNGGAKFSGTWTQAGVKTAMVLLRAPSAKAVAAAPFRPTPPYRVSEVVFPNPISRQNLGGTLTVPAGEGPFPAVVLVSDLGPQGREVEVSGYRMFGQLADYLSRHGIAVLRYDDRGVGKSGGTYANATTADLVTDAQAALNFLRTRPLVAPQRVGLLGHGEGANVALLAAAVPGRAPAFVVSLAGYGQPGYSVLLRQQNEIMRLTGANAAEVQAAQDIYYRTVSTIRQTPDNAAASAKVAAMLSGANTGINPAMARARAAQLTSPWSRYFFDFSPLTQLSKVQCPVLLLNGTADLQVSAKRNMTPLRRGLHASHRPVSAYRLDGVNHLFQPAPAQWPLVNGVQQATFSPVALKKINDWVAVKSKQPTAAPVRAPQKLPFPAPRITKTGSVPRLRG, via the coding sequence ATGATTCAGTATTTACTTACATCGGTGTATTTGGTTACCCTGCTGCTATTGCCACGACCCGATGCCGCCGCGCTGCCTGCTGCCCCCGCTCCGCTTAATGGCCAGTGGAAAGGCCCGCTCAAACTGCTCGGCGGCCAAATCACCGTTATCATTACCATTGTGCCCCTCACCAACGGCACGTACTACGGCGCCCTCGACGCGCCCCAGCAGCGCATCAGCCGCATGCCGGTGGCCGTGGAGCTGCACGGCACCGACCTCAAGCTGCGCATTGAGCAGGCTGGCAGCAGCTTCGTGGGCAAGGTGCTGAACGGCGGCGCCAAGTTCAGCGGCACCTGGACGCAGGCCGGCGTGAAAACTGCCATGGTGCTGCTGCGCGCCCCCTCGGCCAAGGCCGTAGCCGCTGCGCCGTTCCGGCCCACGCCGCCCTACCGCGTCTCCGAGGTGGTGTTCCCCAACCCCATCTCCCGGCAGAACCTGGGCGGCACGCTTACCGTGCCGGCGGGCGAAGGGCCTTTCCCGGCGGTAGTGCTCGTCTCTGACCTGGGTCCGCAGGGCCGTGAGGTGGAAGTATCGGGCTACCGCATGTTTGGGCAGCTGGCTGATTACCTCTCCCGCCACGGCATCGCGGTGCTGCGCTACGACGACCGCGGCGTGGGCAAATCGGGCGGCACCTACGCCAACGCCACCACGGCCGACCTGGTGACGGATGCGCAGGCGGCGCTGAACTTTTTGCGCACCCGCCCGCTGGTGGCGCCGCAGCGCGTGGGCCTGCTCGGGCACGGCGAAGGCGCCAACGTGGCCCTACTGGCCGCGGCGGTGCCCGGCCGGGCACCGGCTTTCGTGGTGTCGTTGGCCGGCTATGGCCAGCCGGGCTACAGCGTGCTGCTGCGCCAGCAAAACGAAATCATGCGCCTGACCGGCGCCAACGCCGCGGAAGTACAAGCGGCCCAGGACATCTACTACCGCACCGTGAGCACCATCCGCCAGACGCCGGACAATGCCGCCGCCAGCGCCAAAGTGGCGGCCATGCTCAGCGGGGCCAACACGGGCATTAACCCGGCCATGGCCCGCGCCCGCGCCGCGCAGCTCACCTCGCCGTGGTCGCGCTACTTCTTCGATTTCAGCCCTCTAACCCAGTTGAGCAAGGTTCAATGCCCCGTTCTGCTGCTCAACGGCACCGCCGATTTGCAGGTATCGGCCAAGCGCAACATGACGCCGCTGCGCCGGGGCCTGCACGCCTCCCACCGCCCCGTTTCGGCCTATCGGCTCGACGGCGTGAACCACTTGTTCCAGCCCGCCCCCGCCCAATGGCCCCTGGTAAACGGTGTGCAGCAAGCCACGTTCTCGCCCGTTGCCCTCAAGAAAATCAACGACTGGGTGGCCGTTAAGTCCAAGCAGCCAACCGCAGCTCCGGTACGCGCGCCGCAGAAGCTGCCTTTCCCGGCACCCCGAATCACCAAAACGGGTAGCGTACCGCGCCTGCGCGGCTAG